Proteins from a single region of Campylobacter sp. RM16704:
- a CDS encoding prepilin peptidase: MIFFFLLLGLCIGSFINVLIFRTICKESIAVPRSKCPKCLNTLKFYHLIPLFSFVFLKGKCAFCKEKISLIYPFNELVCACLFMFAFHLIEDIFQTLIFACILAILLALSWMDYYLKAVDELWLWILFVLAFCFDFLQNGLKLEDFQDSFLFRVCFGAGLIFILKSVINFIKNFKKRDEILESLGDGDVIIIALIFGIFGYEKGFLILFVASFLSLLMFVKIAKKDYQMPMIPFLFCGILINISVESIL, encoded by the coding sequence ATGATATTTTTCTTTTTGTTATTGGGGCTTTGCATAGGATCTTTTATTAATGTTTTGATTTTCAGAACGATTTGTAAAGAAAGTATTGCAGTTCCAAGATCAAAATGTCCTAAGTGTCTTAATACTTTGAAATTTTATCATCTTATTCCTTTGTTTTCTTTTGTGTTTTTAAAAGGAAAATGTGCTTTTTGCAAGGAAAAAATTTCTTTAATTTATCCTTTTAATGAGTTAGTTTGTGCATGTTTGTTTATGTTTGCTTTTCACCTAATTGAAGATATTTTTCAAACTTTAATTTTTGCTTGTATATTAGCTATATTATTAGCACTTTCTTGGATGGATTATTATCTAAAAGCAGTGGATGAGCTTTGGCTTTGGATTTTGTTTGTTTTAGCTTTTTGTTTTGATTTTTTGCAAAATGGTTTAAAATTAGAGGATTTTCAAGATAGCTTTTTATTTAGAGTGTGTTTTGGAGCAGGTTTAATTTTTATACTAAAAAGTGTGATTAATTTTATTAAAAATTTTAAAAAAAGAGATGAAATTTTAGAAAGTTTAGGGGATGGTGATGTTATAATAATAGCTTTGATTTTTGGAATTTTTGGCTATGAAAAAGGCTTTTTAATTTTATTTGTTGCAAGTTTTTTAAGTCTTTTAATGTTTGTAAAAATAGCTAAAAAAGATTATCAAATGCCTATGATTCCTTTTTTATTTTGTGGAATTTTGATTAATATAAGTGTAGAAAGTATATTATGA
- the uppS gene encoding polyprenyl diphosphate synthase → MNELKHLAVVMDGNRRWARKNGLLEKIGYNQGAKVVEKIIEVCIDEKIQILTLYAFSTENWQRPKEEIEFLFKLLNKYLDESLNKFIANEVRFKAIGNLNFLDELTLKKIQNFQEQTKNHTKLCVNLAISYGAKDEIVRAVKKVVEKNLEINEENIQANLDLSDDVDLFLRVGSAKRISNFLLWQSSYAEIYFSQTLFPALTKKEIANIFSDFKKRKRTFGK, encoded by the coding sequence ATGAATGAGTTAAAACATCTTGCTGTTGTAATGGATGGTAATAGAAGATGGGCTAGAAAAAATGGACTTTTAGAAAAAATCGGCTATAACCAAGGTGCTAAGGTTGTTGAAAAAATCATAGAAGTTTGTATAGATGAAAAAATTCAAATTTTAACTCTTTATGCTTTTAGCACAGAAAATTGGCAAAGACCAAAAGAGGAAATAGAATTTCTTTTTAAGTTATTAAATAAATATCTTGATGAGTCATTAAATAAATTTATAGCTAATGAAGTGCGTTTTAAAGCTATAGGAAATTTAAATTTTTTAGATGAATTAACTTTAAAAAAAATACAAAATTTTCAAGAGCAAACTAAAAATCATACAAAATTATGTGTAAATTTAGCTATTTCTTACGGAGCTAAAGATGAAATAGTAAGAGCAGTTAAGAAAGTGGTTGAAAAAAATCTTGAAATCAATGAAGAAAATATACAAGCAAATCTTGATTTAAGTGATGATGTAGATTTGTTTTTAAGAGTAGGAAGTGCAAAGCGTATATCAAATTTTTTACTATGGCAATCAAGTTATGCAGAAATTTATTTTAGCCAAACCTTATTTCCAGCACTTACTAAAAAAGAAATTGCAAATATATTTAGTGATTTTAAAAAACGCAAAAGAACTTTTGGTAAATGA